The Chryseobacterium phocaeense genome includes the window GTACACTATAATCTGGATAATCGCAAGGAATTGTGCATTCAGAAGAATGTACATGCCTGCAATGGAAAACATCGTAACAATTAATGACAAAATAGCATAGAGAGGATTTCTTGCAAATACAAAATACACTGCACTTGCCACTGCTAAAAACGCCACCAAGAAAAATAAAAACTGATCCATTATTTTACCGCATTTTTTTGTTTCTCGGATTGTCTTGTCGTAATGTCAATCCTTTCATTTATTTTTTCTACCAACTTATCTTTTCCGTAGATGAAAGATCCTCTGTTGGTTTCCACGTCTACCAGTCTGTCTGTAAGATAGATGGCAGATTTCGGGCAGGCTTCTTCACACATTCCGCAGAAAATACATCTCAGCATATTGATTTCATATACTGATGCATATTTTTCTTCTCTGTAAAGACCTTTTTCCTCCTTCGTTCTTTCGGCAGCAGTCATGGTGATGGCTTCTGCAGGGCAGGCTACGGCACAAAGTCCACAGGCTGTACATCTTTCTCTGCCTTCCTCGTCTCTTTTCAAAACGTGCTGACCTCTCCAGATGGTGGTTCTGGGTTTCTGTACTTCCGGATACGAATATACTGCGGGAGCACCTTTTATCACGGTTCTTACAGCATGCTTAAATGTAATCCCCATCCCGGTAAAAATAGCAGGAAGGTAGATTTTTTCAGCAAGGGTCATTTCTTTGTTGGAAACAACTTTTGATCTGTTCGTAAGTTTCATTTAATTATAGATGTTAGATGTTAGACGTTAGATGTTAGAAGATGGAAGCGGGAAGTTCTTACCCGGATCACCAAATTATCACATCATCACATCATCTCATTTTCAAATTATTCTAGTTTGCAAATGCTAAAATTACAGCTCCTGTAATCAGCAGGTTTACCAATGCCATCGGGATCAGGGTTTTCCATCCTAAGTGCATTAGTTGGTCATATCTGAATCTTGGAAGCGTCCATCTGATCCACATAAAGATCAGAATTCCGATTACCGTTTTTGTTAAGAACGCAACGATACTCAGGATTCCAGCAACGTTTTCGCCCCAGTTCTGAGTGACCCATTCAATTCCCGGGTAGTTGTACCCTCCGAAGAAAAGAACGACCATGAAAGCATTGGAAATAAACATGTTCACATATTCCCCGAACATATACAATCCTAATTTCATAGAAGAATACTCCGTAGAATATCCTGTTACCAGTTCAGATTCACATTCAGGTAAGTCAAAAGGGTGTCTGTTGGTTTCTGCCAATGCAGCAACAAAGAACACCAGGAAGGCAATCGGCTGGTAGAAAATATTCCAGTTCAAACCTGAAACCCATGGAATAACGCCCCATAATTTTCCTGTCGTCTGGCTTTCTGTAATTTCTTTCAGATCTAAACTTCCCGTCATCATAATGATAGAAAGCAAAGCTAACCCCATCGCCAATTCGTAAGAGATCATCTGCGAAGAAGCACGGATAGCTCCTAAAAGTGAATATTTGTTATTCGAAGCCCAACCTCCGATCATAATTCCGTATACGCCGATGGAAGCCATTCCGATGATGAAAAGTACCCCAACATCGATGTTAGCTACCTGCAGGTCAAAAGAAGTTCCTGCAATATTTAAACTTTTACCCCATGGAATAACGGCTCCTGTAATCAGTGAAATAAACATCACCAACGCCGGTCCCAGTACGAAAAGGAATTTTTCCGCATTGGCAGGGGTGAAATCCTCTTTAAAGAAAAATTTTCCACCATCCGCAAGAGGCTGCAGCAATCCGAAAGGTCCGGCTCTGTTGGGACCAATTCTATCCTGCATGATAGATGCTACTTTTCTTTCTGCCCAGGTAGAGTAGGCCGCTATCGTAAGAGACAGCAGGAAAAGCGCCAGTACAAGTATAAGTTTAAATGTTAGTAAATCCATTTTATTTTTATAGATGTTAGATATGAGATATCAGATGTCAGATATCAGATTTAAAATCTACGGTCTGATGTCTGTTGTCTGAGATCTGATGTCTTATTAATTATTTTTCGTCTTTTTCACTGATTTCTTTTGCCATCGGATTGTCTAAAACTCTCAGTTCATCCTTTGGTTTTTCGTAATGGTTCAGTGAAATTACTGAATGTCTGTCGATATGTCTAGGACCTTCAATATTCCAGTCGGAAAGTTCTTTTCTTTCAAAACGGCAGGTGTCGCAGATGAATTCTTCTACTTCGCCCCACTGGTCTTTTCTGGCGGTAACTCTTACAATTTCGTCACCTTTCATCCAAACTACAGCTTTTCCTGAACATTTATCACATTTACAGGTTGCATTCATTGGCTTAGTAAACCAAACTCTGCTAGCAAAACGGGATGTTCTGTCGGTTAATGCTCCTACCGGACAAACGTCAATTACGTTTCCGATGAAGTCATTATCCAAAGCTTTATTTAAATAGGTTGAAATTTCAGCGTGATCTCCTCTGAAGAGAATTCCGTGCTCTCTCTGACCTGTCAGCTGGTTGGCAGCCAATACGCATCTTGCACACAGAATACAACGGTTCATATTCAACTTGATATTCGGACCAAGATCGTCTGCTTCGTATGTATTTCTTTCAAATTCCGTTCTGGTTTCAAGGTTTCCGTGCTCATAACCAAGATCCTGAAGGTGGCACTCACCGGCCTGGTCGCACACAGGGCAATCTAGAGGGTGGTTCACCAATAAGAATTCGGTTACGGCTTTTCTTCCTTCCTGAGCTTTTTCAGACGAAAGGTTTTTTACCTCCATTCCGTCCATGACGTTGGTTCTGCAGCTTGCTACCAACTTCGGCATAGGACGCGGATCTGCTTCGGATCCTTTGGAAACTTCCACTAAGCAAGTTCTGCATCTTCCTCCACTGGTTTCCAATTTGCTGTAGTAGCACATTGCAGGAGGTACAGATTTTCCACCGATCTGTCTTGCGGCTTCCAGGATGGATGTGCCCGGCAAAACTTCGGTAGTCTGTCCGTCTATAGTTATTTTGAATTTTTTAACCTCTTCGCTCATATTCTATGCTTTTCGCTTATGCTGTTAAAAGTGTTAAAAGCTTTTAAGCTATATTTTAATTATACTTTTTTGTATTGAATGTATACCCGATTCCAAAATTGAACTGCGCATATACAAAATCCTGAGAAGCCTTGTCAGGTTTATTGTTTAATGTCGTTTTAATATCAGGCATATTGATGTATCCTAATTTTCCTTCTGCCTGAAGAACGATATGACTGATTAAAATTAAATTCACCGCCGCTCTGATATCGGTACCAAAACCTGCCAGGTGAAACCTGTCACTTCTTTCGTTACCCATCAGCTTAACATTTGATTTCGGTAATAAGGCTCCTATTCCGGCTCCGTAACTCAGGAAAAGATCAATATTTTTTTTATCCAAAACATTGTGATACTTCTGAGCTCCGATGTTGATATAGTTCAGTCCATCCGTATGTTCAAATGTTAAAAAATTGGCGTCACTTAAATTTATCTGCCCGTTGTTTACCATGGCTGCATATTGGGGATCGCTGATGTGACCTTTAAAATTCACGGTCTGATCCTGATCCATCACATACTTCATATGATCCATTCCCACTGTAATTCCGAAATTGTCTTTAGGGAAATAGGTAATTCTGTAATTCACCTGCGGAATCGTCAGATTACCCGGATTAAAATAAATTCCCCAATCGAATTTCGTTTGCCTGTCCTGAGCTGCTACATTTTCCAGCTGGAAATCGTAGCCGTCTCCTTTAAACCGGATATCCGATTTTGAATATTTTGCATTATTCCATCCCCAGAAAATCATTACGGATCCTTTTTTAAAAGGATTCATTTTTTGGGTATTTTCGTATGCTTTTGTCTCCATATGAACAGTATTCTGAGCAAAAGCAAGGTTCGACATCATAAGGCCGACAACCAATAACTTCTTCATTCTTAGCTACGCATTATTTTCAACAGCAGGAATTGGGTCAGCATAATTAGCTAATCCATAATTTTGGGTCTGGGATAATTCAGGGTTTTTAATATGCCATTCGAATTCGTCTCTGAAATGACGGATCGCCGCTGCAACCGGCCATGCTGCTGCATCACCTAACGGACAAATCGTATTTCCTTCGATCTTTCTCTGGATATCCCAAAGCAGATCGATATCCTCCATTTTACCTTCTCCTTTTTCTATCTTCTTTAATATCTTATACATCCATCCTGTACCTTCACGGCAAGGCGTACACTGTCCACAGCTTTCGTGGTTGTAGAATCTCGCCAAAGTCATGGTATGATCTACAATACACTGATCTTCATCCAGAACGATGAAACCTCCTGAACCCATCATGGTTCCGGTAGCAAAACCTCCGTCTGCCAGTGATTCGTAGTTCATGTATCTTGGCTCCCCGTTTACGGTTCTCAGCAATAAATTAGCGGGAACAATCGGAACAGAACTTCCTCCCGGAATACAGGCTTTCAGTCTTTTCCCATCCTTAATACCGCCGCAGTATTCTTCAGAGTAGATGAATTCTTCTACGGTGATGGTCATGTCTATTTCGTAAACGCCAGGTTTGTTGATGTTTCCACAAGCTGAAATCAATTTCGTACCTGTAGATCTTCCCACCCCGATTTTAGCGTATTCAGCGCCAGTGATATCAATGATCGGAACAACAGCTGCGATAGATTCAACGTTGTTAACTACGGTTGGTCTTTCCCAAAGTCCTTTTACAGCCGGGAATGGCGGTTTTAATCTTGGGTTTCCTCTTTTACCTTCCAGGGATTCCAGCAATGCGGTTTCCTCACCGCAGATATAGGCTCCACCTCCTCTCTGGACATAAATTTCACAGTCGAAACCGGTTCCTAAGATGTTTTTTCCTAAAAATCCTGCTGCTTTGGCCTCTTCAATAGCTTCTTCGAGAATATCCGGGATCCACGAATATTCTCCACGGATATAGATATAGGAAACATTGGAACCTAGACAGTAAGAAGAGATTAGCATTCCTTCGATCAGTAGATGAGGAAGGAATTCCATCAGATACCTGTCTTTAAAAGTTCCCGGTTCAGATTCATCAGCATTCACTACGAGGTGTCTCGGCACGCCTTCCGGTTTTGCCAGGAAGCTCCATTTCATCCCTGTCGGGAATCCTGCTCCACCACGTCCTCGAAGTCCCGAAGCTTTTACTTCTTCCAGGATTTCGTCAGGTGTCATTTTCAAGGCTTTTTCAGCTGCAGTGTAACCTCCCTGTTTGCGGTAGGTTTCAAAGTAGCGGATGCCTTCTATATGTGCGTCTTTAAGTAAAAGTTTTTTACTCATTGTTTATTATGCTTTTAGCTATTGGCTCTTGGCTTCCAGCTTTTTATAATTATTAAAAAGAATAACTGATCTTAAGAATCCAGAATTTAGATTCAGAATCATTATTAGTCCAAAGCAAGTTGTCCCTGTCTGCAAAGATCAAGGATTTCGTCCACTTTTTCTATCGTTAAATTTTCATGAAAGAATTTCCCCAGCTGCATCATGGGTGCATATCCGCATGCTCCAAGACATTCAGCAGGCTTTAATGTGAACATACCGTCTTCGGTAGTTTCCCCGTCCTTAATGTTCAGTTTGGTTCTGATATGGTCAAGGATTTTTTCGCTTCCGCACACCATACAAGGTCCCGTTCTGCATACTTCCAAAACATATTTACCAACCGGCTTCATATTGAACATGGTATAAAAAGTAGCTACTTCATATACTTCAATTGGCTTGATACTTAATAATTCAGCAACATAATCCATCACAGGAACGTCTAACCATCCTCCGAATTCTTTCTGCGCTAAGTGAAGTACAGGAAGAAGGGCAGACTTTTGTCTTCCTTCAGGATATCTTGCGATAATTTTGTGTACCTGTGCTAAACTTTCCGGTTTAAAAGCTATTGTTTCGCTCATTTTATTTTGTTGTAAAATGTACATTGTACAAAGTACAAAGTATTTATTATCTGTTTATATTTTAAGTACATTGTACATCATACATTGTACTTTTTACAATTTTATGCGTCTAATTCTCCCGCAATGATATTCATGCTGCACATCGTAACAATCGCGTCTGAAATTACAGAACCTGTGATCATTTCAGGATAAGCCTGATAATAAATGAAGCATGGTCTTCTGAAGTGAAGTCTGTAAGGGCTTCTTCCTCCGTCGCTTACCAAATAGAATCCTAATTCTCCGTTTCCTCCTTCTACAGCATGGTATACTTCTCCTTTCGGTACGTCTGTTTCTCCCATTACAATTTTGAAATGGTAGATCAGGGCTTCCATTTTCTTGTAAACATCTGCCTTTTCAGGAAGATAGAAATCCGGAACATCCGCGTGGAATGGTCCTTCAGGAAGGTTTTCGTATGCTTGTTTGATAATTTTAATGGATTCCCAGATTTCCTGCTGACGGACCATGAAACGGTCGTACGTGTCACCTGCAGTTCCTACCGGAATAATGAAATCAAAATCTTCATAAGAAGAATAAGGCTGTGCCACTCTTACATCATAATCTACACCTGCTGCACGTAAATTCGGGCCCGTGAAACCATAGCTTAACGCTCTTTCAGCAGAAATAGCTCCTGCCCCGATGGTTCTGTCCATGAAAATCCTGTTTCTTTCGAGAAGGGTACAGAATTCTTTGAATCTTGGCGGGAATGTTTTTAAGAAGTCTTTCAGAAGCTCATGGAATTTTGGAGTGAAATCTCTTTCAAAACCTCCGATTCTTCCCATATTGGTGGTCATCCTCGCTCCGCAGATCTGCTCATACATATCATAGATACGTTCTCTTTCGATGAACATATAGGTAAG containing:
- a CDS encoding 2Fe-2S iron-sulfur cluster-binding protein, with the translated sequence MSEEVKKFKITIDGQTTEVLPGTSILEAARQIGGKSVPPAMCYYSKLETSGGRCRTCLVEVSKGSEADPRPMPKLVASCRTNVMDGMEVKNLSSEKAQEGRKAVTEFLLVNHPLDCPVCDQAGECHLQDLGYEHGNLETRTEFERNTYEADDLGPNIKLNMNRCILCARCVLAANQLTGQREHGILFRGDHAEISTYLNKALDNDFIGNVIDVCPVGALTDRTSRFASRVWFTKPMNATCKCDKCSGKAVVWMKGDEIVRVTARKDQWGEVEEFICDTCRFERKELSDWNIEGPRHIDRHSVISLNHYEKPKDELRVLDNPMAKEISEKDEK
- the nuoH gene encoding NADH-quinone oxidoreductase subunit NuoH, translated to MDLLTFKLILVLALFLLSLTIAAYSTWAERKVASIMQDRIGPNRAGPFGLLQPLADGGKFFFKEDFTPANAEKFLFVLGPALVMFISLITGAVIPWGKSLNIAGTSFDLQVANIDVGVLFIIGMASIGVYGIMIGGWASNNKYSLLGAIRASSQMISYELAMGLALLSIIMMTGSLDLKEITESQTTGKLWGVIPWVSGLNWNIFYQPIAFLVFFVAALAETNRHPFDLPECESELVTGYSTEYSSMKLGLYMFGEYVNMFISNAFMVVLFFGGYNYPGIEWVTQNWGENVAGILSIVAFLTKTVIGILIFMWIRWTLPRFRYDQLMHLGWKTLIPMALVNLLITGAVILAFAN
- a CDS encoding NADH-quinone oxidoreductase subunit NuoE family protein, whose protein sequence is MSETIAFKPESLAQVHKIIARYPEGRQKSALLPVLHLAQKEFGGWLDVPVMDYVAELLSIKPIEVYEVATFYTMFNMKPVGKYVLEVCRTGPCMVCGSEKILDHIRTKLNIKDGETTEDGMFTLKPAECLGACGYAPMMQLGKFFHENLTIEKVDEILDLCRQGQLALD
- a CDS encoding NuoI/complex I 23 kDa subunit family protein, translating into MKLTNRSKVVSNKEMTLAEKIYLPAIFTGMGITFKHAVRTVIKGAPAVYSYPEVQKPRTTIWRGQHVLKRDEEGRERCTACGLCAVACPAEAITMTAAERTKEEKGLYREEKYASVYEINMLRCIFCGMCEEACPKSAIYLTDRLVDVETNRGSFIYGKDKLVEKINERIDITTRQSEKQKNAVK
- the nuoD gene encoding NADH dehydrogenase (quinone) subunit D gives rise to the protein MKDNSLSNILNQYESKEQIDGQLYTLNLGPTHPATHGIFQNILTMDGERILHAEQTVGYIHRAFEKISERRNYAQITTLTDRMNYCSAPINNLGWHMTVEKLIGVEVPKRVDYMRVILMELARIGDHLICNGVTGMDSGAITGLTYMFIERERIYDMYEQICGARMTTNMGRIGGFERDFTPKFHELLKDFLKTFPPRFKEFCTLLERNRIFMDRTIGAGAISAERALSYGFTGPNLRAAGVDYDVRVAQPYSSYEDFDFIIPVGTAGDTYDRFMVRQQEIWESIKIIKQAYENLPEGPFHADVPDFYLPEKADVYKKMEALIYHFKIVMGETDVPKGEVYHAVEGGNGELGFYLVSDGGRSPYRLHFRRPCFIYYQAYPEMITGSVISDAIVTMCSMNIIAGELDA
- the nuoF gene encoding NADH-quinone oxidoreductase subunit NuoF, which encodes MSKKLLLKDAHIEGIRYFETYRKQGGYTAAEKALKMTPDEILEEVKASGLRGRGGAGFPTGMKWSFLAKPEGVPRHLVVNADESEPGTFKDRYLMEFLPHLLIEGMLISSYCLGSNVSYIYIRGEYSWIPDILEEAIEEAKAAGFLGKNILGTGFDCEIYVQRGGGAYICGEETALLESLEGKRGNPRLKPPFPAVKGLWERPTVVNNVESIAAVVPIIDITGAEYAKIGVGRSTGTKLISACGNINKPGVYEIDMTITVEEFIYSEEYCGGIKDGKRLKACIPGGSSVPIVPANLLLRTVNGEPRYMNYESLADGGFATGTMMGSGGFIVLDEDQCIVDHTMTLARFYNHESCGQCTPCREGTGWMYKILKKIEKGEGKMEDIDLLWDIQRKIEGNTICPLGDAAAWPVAAAIRHFRDEFEWHIKNPELSQTQNYGLANYADPIPAVENNA